A stretch of the Clostridium botulinum genome encodes the following:
- the pknB gene encoding Stk1 family PASTA domain-containing Ser/Thr kinase: MTGTILGNRYELLQKIGEGGMAEVYKAKCHLLNRYVAVKILKNQYSDNIEFVNKFKQEASSAASLSHNNIVGIYDIGSENNINYIVMEYIDGKTLKQIINENQVLKYDKAIEIASQIAKALECAHNNNIIHRDVKPHNILVTKDGNIKVTDFGIAKATSSVTITNSDKIIGSAHYISPEQAKGKFVDCKTDIYSLGIILYEMVTGKVPYDGESPVSVALKHVQEEVTPPIKVNPNIPESLNKLILKAVEKEPYKRYQSAHDILMDLQKVQQNPNTNIAANVEENEYTKIMSPIPDVDDNPKNNKEEDLYDGIQDDDKKDEKPKNDLESNNKKTNHTKLGNLNKNKKKLIGGIITLAVIIIGFVGIFMVTGGNKKSGKVKIPNIIGMTKDEAEKLAKDSGLKFVFEEEPSDKPKGVVIKCYPAPGQEIDLSDNDEVRAVVSSGEKNSGIPNLIGIDFEAAKEYLKSYNLKLGKVTREYNNNIEKGKVCDQSPKSGSELEENTTVDLVVSKGPRLEMTTVPNLINKKLDEAQSLISSAGLRLGTINKIPTTDKDKDGIVSVQSIEANSQVRQNTVINITCYSFGDKDVVAVPNFVNKTVKEARRIAAQSNLSISVKGREDFIITSQDKAPGTAVSKGTNIILKSEPNP, encoded by the coding sequence ATGACTGGGACTATTCTAGGAAATCGATATGAATTATTGCAAAAAATTGGAGAAGGTGGTATGGCTGAGGTATATAAAGCCAAATGTCATCTGTTAAATAGGTACGTAGCAGTAAAAATTTTAAAGAATCAGTATTCTGATAATATAGAATTTGTAAATAAATTCAAACAAGAAGCATCATCAGCAGCTAGTTTATCTCATAACAATATAGTTGGAATTTATGACATTGGATCAGAAAATAATATAAATTATATTGTTATGGAATACATAGATGGTAAAACATTAAAACAAATAATAAATGAAAATCAAGTTTTAAAATATGATAAAGCAATTGAAATTGCAAGCCAAATTGCTAAAGCATTAGAATGTGCCCATAATAACAATATCATTCATAGAGATGTTAAACCACATAATATTTTAGTGACTAAAGATGGTAATATAAAGGTAACTGATTTTGGTATAGCAAAGGCAACATCATCTGTTACTATAACCAATTCGGATAAAATTATAGGATCAGCACACTATATTTCTCCAGAACAAGCTAAGGGGAAATTTGTTGATTGTAAAACAGATATATATTCTTTAGGAATTATTTTATATGAGATGGTTACAGGAAAAGTTCCTTATGATGGAGAGAGTCCTGTATCGGTTGCATTAAAACATGTTCAAGAAGAAGTTACACCTCCTATAAAAGTTAATCCTAATATACCTGAAAGTTTAAATAAATTAATTTTAAAAGCTGTAGAAAAAGAACCGTATAAAAGATATCAAAGTGCTCATGATATACTTATGGATCTACAAAAAGTACAGCAAAATCCTAATACTAATATAGCTGCAAATGTAGAAGAAAATGAATATACTAAGATAATGAGTCCCATACCAGATGTAGATGATAATCCGAAAAATAATAAAGAAGAAGATCTTTATGATGGCATACAAGATGATGATAAAAAAGATGAAAAACCTAAAAATGATTTGGAAAGTAATAATAAAAAAACTAATCATACAAAATTAGGAAATTTAAATAAAAATAAGAAAAAATTAATTGGTGGTATAATTACACTAGCTGTTATCATAATAGGATTTGTTGGTATATTTATGGTTACGGGTGGAAACAAAAAATCAGGTAAGGTTAAAATACCCAATATTATAGGTATGACTAAAGATGAGGCTGAAAAACTTGCTAAAGATAGTGGATTAAAGTTTGTATTTGAAGAAGAGCCAAGTGATAAACCTAAAGGAGTAGTTATAAAATGTTATCCAGCCCCAGGGCAGGAAATAGATTTAAGTGATAATGATGAAGTAAGGGCTGTAGTAAGTTCAGGTGAAAAAAATTCAGGAATACCAAATTTAATTGGAATAGATTTTGAAGCAGCAAAAGAATATTTAAAATCTTATAATTTAAAGCTTGGAAAAGTTACTCGTGAGTATAATAATAATATAGAAAAGGGAAAAGTATGTGATCAATCTCCTAAATCAGGATCTGAACTTGAAGAAAATACTACGGTAGATTTAGTTGTAAGTAAAGGACCTCGTTTAGAAATGACTACTGTTCCAAATCTAATTAATAAAAAATTAGATGAAGCACAATCATTAATATCTAGTGCAGGATTAAGACTTGGTACTATAAATAAAATACCAACAACTGATAAAGACAAAGATGGCATAGTATCAGTACAAAGTATAGAGGCTAATTCTCAGGTTAGACAAAATACGGTTATTAATATAACTTGCTATTCTTTTGGAGATAAAGATGTAGTAGCAGTACCTAACTTTGTAAATAAAACTGTGAAAGAAGCTAGAAGAATTGCTGCACAATCTAATTTATCAATATCTGTTAAAGGAAGAGAAGATTTTATAATAACATCTCAAGATAAAGCACCAGGAACAGCAGTTTCAAAGGGAACAAATATCATTTTAAAAAGTGAACCAAATCCATAA
- the rpe gene encoding ribulose-phosphate 3-epimerase produces the protein MVKLAPSILSADFSKLGENIKSLDKYGADMIHIDVMDGMFVPNISFGIPIMKSIRNITKLPFDVHLMIEDPARYIEDFAKSGADIITVHYEADKHLDRTVNYIKSFGVKAGVAINPATPIESIKHIIPIADMVLIMSVNPGFGGQKYINYCSEKIKEVKAIAEKFNKDLLIQVDGGVGINNIKHVVESGANVIVAGSAVFKNGEIEKNIKELKEGF, from the coding sequence ATGGTGAAATTAGCCCCATCTATATTATCAGCAGATTTTTCAAAATTAGGAGAGAATATCAAAAGCTTGGATAAATATGGTGCAGATATGATTCATATAGATGTTATGGATGGTATGTTTGTCCCTAATATATCTTTTGGAATACCTATAATGAAAAGTATAAGAAATATTACAAAACTTCCTTTCGATGTACATTTAATGATTGAAGATCCTGCAAGATATATTGAAGATTTTGCAAAAAGTGGAGCAGATATCATTACAGTTCATTATGAAGCAGATAAACATTTAGATAGAACAGTTAATTACATAAAAAGTTTTGGAGTTAAAGCGGGAGTTGCAATAAATCCAGCAACTCCAATAGAAAGTATTAAACATATTATACCAATAGCAGATATGGTTCTTATTATGTCCGTAAATCCTGGATTCGGTGGTCAAAAGTATATAAATTATTGTTCAGAAAAAATTAAAGAAGTTAAAGCAATAGCAGAAAAATTTAACAAGGATTTATTAATACAAGTAGATGGTGGAGTTGGTATTAATAATATTAAACATGTAGTTGAAAGTGGAGCTAATGTTATAGTTGCAGGTTCTGCAGTATTTAAAAATGGAGAGATAGAGAAAAACATAAAAGAATTAAAAGAAGGTTTTTAG
- a CDS encoding Stp1/IreP family PP2C-type Ser/Thr phosphatase yields MSNNKSYTERLCVGFLSDVGNVREVNEDSIGKYEDDEFALYIVADGMGGHNAGDVASKIAVESCIEFIKDNEGLESIENLLKDAIKYANNNIYLKAKSSKILCGMGTTITAFLIHDNEAVVANVGDSSCYIIEDALKKVTKDHSLVQQLVDDGSITEEEAINHPNKNIITRALGTKETVNIDTFKINMNSMCKVILCTDGLSNEVSKEEMYNIILENTNQKACELLVDLCKSKGGRDNISVIIFGGMQK; encoded by the coding sequence ATGAGTAATAATAAAAGTTATACCGAAAGATTATGCGTAGGTTTTTTATCTGATGTTGGAAATGTGAGAGAAGTTAATGAAGATTCTATAGGAAAATATGAGGATGATGAGTTCGCTCTGTATATTGTAGCTGATGGAATGGGAGGACACAATGCAGGAGATGTAGCTAGTAAGATAGCTGTGGAATCTTGTATAGAATTTATAAAAGATAATGAAGGTTTAGAGAGTATAGAAAATTTATTAAAAGATGCTATTAAATATGCTAATAATAATATATATCTTAAGGCTAAAAGTAGTAAAATATTGTGTGGTATGGGGACAACTATAACTGCTTTTCTTATTCATGATAATGAAGCGGTTGTAGCTAATGTTGGTGATAGTAGTTGTTATATTATTGAAGATGCATTAAAGAAGGTTACAAAAGATCATTCTTTAGTTCAACAATTGGTGGATGATGGAAGTATAACTGAAGAAGAGGCCATAAATCACCCTAATAAAAATATAATAACACGAGCATTAGGAACAAAAGAAACAGTAAATATAGATACGTTTAAGATAAATATGAACTCTATGTGTAAAGTTATTTTATGTACTGATGGATTATCTAATGAGGTTTCTAAAGAAGAGATGTATAATATAATATTAGAAAATACAAATCAAAAAGCATGTGAACTTCTAGTCGACTTGTGTAAAAGCAAAGGTGGAAGAGACAATATTTCAGTGATTATATTTGGAGGAATGCAAAAATGA
- a CDS encoding Asp23/Gls24 family envelope stress response protein, producing the protein MLAIANENGNINYSVEALANIVGVSTMECYGVVGMASKSGKDGLWELIKGESLSKGVKIYNKNDKLVIELYIIVQYGTKISVIANNIIQKTKYNVENYTGLKVSNITVNVQGIRI; encoded by the coding sequence ATGTTAGCGATTGCCAATGAAAATGGTAACATAAATTATTCAGTAGAGGCTTTAGCAAATATAGTTGGTGTTTCAACTATGGAATGTTATGGTGTTGTAGGAATGGCTTCTAAAAGTGGTAAGGACGGTTTATGGGAACTTATAAAAGGTGAAAGTTTAAGTAAGGGCGTTAAAATTTATAATAAAAATGATAAGTTAGTAATTGAATTATATATAATAGTTCAATACGGAACTAAGATTTCTGTTATAGCTAATAATATAATACAAAAAACAAAGTATAATGTAGAAAATTATACAGGATTAAAAGTTTCAAATATAACTGTAAATGTTCAAGGTATAAGAATCTAA
- a CDS encoding thiamine diphosphokinase, translating to MRVVIISGGEAPTYSLIKRELKEESYLIAADSGANVLFKYDIFPQLIIGDLDSINKTALNYYKNRNTSIIEYPPEKDYTDTEIAVDKAIKLGADEIVLLGCTGSRIDHLFGNIGMLLKCLKAGVLAYIKDENNTIILRDKSIKIKGERGMLFSLIPYGGDVDKLNIIGAKYPLRDYYLESGSPIGISNEFLEERVEINFEKGKLLIVYPRD from the coding sequence ATGAGAGTAGTTATTATATCTGGGGGGGAAGCACCCACATATAGTTTGATTAAAAGAGAATTAAAAGAAGAATCATATTTAATAGCTGCTGATAGTGGAGCAAATGTATTATTTAAATATGATATATTTCCACAACTCATCATTGGGGATTTAGATTCTATTAACAAAACAGCATTAAATTATTACAAAAATAGAAATACTAGCATAATTGAGTATCCACCAGAAAAAGATTATACTGACACGGAAATCGCTGTTGATAAAGCTATTAAATTAGGCGCTGATGAAATAGTTTTATTGGGGTGTACAGGTAGTAGAATTGATCACTTGTTTGGTAATATAGGTATGCTTTTAAAATGTTTAAAAGCAGGGGTATTAGCTTATATAAAGGATGAAAATAATACAATTATTTTAAGAGATAAATCTATTAAAATAAAAGGTGAAAGAGGAATGTTATTTTCATTGATACCTTATGGTGGAGATGTAGACAAGTTAAATATAATTGGCGCAAAATATCCTCTTAGGGATTATTATTTAGAATCTGGAAGTCCTATTGGAATATCTAACGAATTTTTAGAAGAGCGAGTCGAGATTAACTTTGAAAAAGGAAAATTATTAATAGTATATCCTAGAGATTAA
- the rsmD gene encoding 16S rRNA (guanine(966)-N(2))-methyltransferase RsmD: MRIIAGRAKGKKILPPEDMVTRPTLDRVKENIFNIIQNRVVDAVAVDVFAGTGSLGLEAVSRGAKQCYLIDRYPVTFKRLQQNVKDLRFENECTCLNMDSYAALKDFAKKNKIFDLIFIDPPYAKEMIPPAIEIISQEKLLHEDGLIVCKIDSSEEIYQGNDDIFLVQDRRYGNTTVCFYAYKED; this comes from the coding sequence ATGAGAATTATTGCCGGAAGAGCAAAAGGAAAGAAGATTTTGCCACCAGAAGATATGGTTACAAGACCTACTTTAGATAGAGTAAAAGAGAATATATTTAATATAATTCAAAATAGAGTTGTAGATGCGGTTGCTGTAGATGTTTTTGCTGGAACAGGAAGTTTAGGATTAGAGGCTGTAAGTAGGGGAGCAAAACAATGTTATTTAATTGACAGATATCCTGTTACATTTAAAAGATTACAACAAAATGTAAAAGACTTAAGATTCGAAAATGAATGTACTTGTTTAAATATGGATTCTTATGCAGCATTAAAAGATTTTGCAAAAAAGAACAAAATCTTTGATTTAATTTTTATTGATCCACCATATGCAAAAGAAATGATTCCGCCAGCTATAGAGATAATATCACAAGAAAAATTACTTCATGAAGATGGATTAATAGTATGTAAAATTGATTCTAGTGAAGAAATATATCAGGGTAATGATGATATATTTTTAGTGCAAGATAGAAGATATGGAAACACAACAGTCTGTTTCTACGCGTATAAGGAGGACTAA
- the coaD gene encoding pantetheine-phosphate adenylyltransferase, which produces MKTAVYSGSFDPITEGHLDIIRRAANIFDQVIVSVLVNPSKTGLFNIEERVELIEKVTKDIKNVKVESFHGLLVDYMKNKNAKVIIKGLRAVSDFEYELQMAHMNKKLDPSIETVFMMTNPKYSYLSSSSIKQVVMFGGCIKGLVPEQVRHDVINKINKVR; this is translated from the coding sequence ATGAAAACTGCAGTATACTCTGGAAGCTTTGATCCTATTACTGAGGGACATTTAGATATAATAAGAAGAGCAGCAAATATATTTGATCAAGTTATTGTTTCTGTACTTGTAAATCCGAGTAAGACAGGTCTTTTTAACATAGAAGAAAGAGTAGAATTAATAGAAAAGGTTACAAAAGATATAAAAAACGTAAAAGTAGAAAGTTTTCATGGACTTCTTGTTGATTATATGAAAAATAAGAATGCTAAAGTTATAATAAAAGGATTAAGAGCTGTTTCAGACTTTGAATATGAGCTTCAAATGGCTCATATGAATAAGAAATTAGACCCATCTATAGAAACTGTATTTATGATGACTAATCCTAAATATTCATACTTAAGCTCCTCTTCAATAAAGCAGGTAGTTATGTTTGGAGGATGTATAAAAGGATTGGTTCCAGAACAGGTTAGACATGACGTCATAAATAAAATTAATAAAGTAAGGTGA
- the recG gene encoding ATP-dependent DNA helicase RecG: MNINDDVDSLKGIGPKTKELLNKCGIYKILDLLLYFPRDYEKIHYCNDINNLKDEDKVIIKAKVKEIKKDICVKRNMVISTIIFTKNDLEFQGKWFNQKYIKNKFKLNEEYIISGKVKMDRYKVSIINPNILEDTEKLIGITPKYSLKGNLTNNFFNKTINYILSNITIVENIPKNILNKYNLVSLDKAIRNIHHPTKEEELLDAMKRLKFQELFTYSLKLLMLKQYKKSKGIAFKIAQELKILKENLPFTLTDAQNKVVREILIDEKRDRPMNRLVQGDVGSGKTIVSLIALFNIVKNGYQGVLMAPTEILANQHYEQAINLFENFNVKIELLTGSTKKKDVIKGKLKSGEVDIVIGTHALLEDDVEFKKLGMVVTDEQHRFGVKQRSKLYNKNSNIDVLVMTATPIPRTLALSLYGDLDISTIDKLPPGRKKIDTFSVKENERNRVYNFALKEIKQGAQIYIVCPLVEENEELNVKSVEKLYMELKDDYFNDVEVEILYGKMPSKSKDEIMERFKMGKIKVLISTTVIEVGVNVPSATLMIIESAERFGLSQLHQLRGRVGRGDKKSYCILITNSSNDITKQRMNIITKSNDGFFIAEEDLKLRGSGEIFGFNQHGENGFIMSDIINDYGIFRNANKEAKILIKSDKKEDIQLKNNILGEIKRSSRYICFN; encoded by the coding sequence ATGAATATAAATGATGATGTTGATTCATTAAAGGGGATAGGTCCCAAAACCAAGGAATTATTAAATAAATGTGGAATATATAAAATATTAGATCTTTTATTATATTTTCCAAGAGATTATGAGAAAATTCATTACTGTAATGATATAAATAATTTAAAGGATGAAGATAAGGTTATTATAAAGGCTAAGGTAAAAGAAATAAAAAAGGATATTTGTGTTAAAAGGAATATGGTTATATCAACTATAATTTTTACTAAGAATGATTTAGAGTTTCAAGGAAAATGGTTCAATCAAAAATATATAAAAAATAAGTTTAAACTTAATGAAGAATATATTATTTCGGGTAAGGTTAAAATGGATAGATATAAGGTATCTATTATTAATCCTAATATATTAGAAGATACAGAAAAACTTATAGGTATAACACCTAAATATTCGTTGAAGGGAAATCTTACAAATAACTTTTTTAATAAGACTATAAATTATATATTATCCAATATTACCATAGTTGAAAATATACCTAAGAACATATTGAATAAATATAATTTAGTTTCTCTGGATAAAGCAATTAGAAATATACATCATCCAACGAAAGAAGAAGAATTATTAGATGCAATGAAGCGATTAAAATTTCAAGAATTATTTACATATTCTTTAAAATTGTTAATGTTAAAACAATATAAAAAATCAAAAGGAATAGCTTTTAAAATAGCACAAGAACTAAAAATTTTAAAAGAAAATTTACCATTTACTCTTACAGATGCTCAAAATAAGGTTGTAAGAGAAATATTAATAGATGAAAAAAGAGATAGACCTATGAATAGATTGGTTCAGGGTGATGTAGGAAGTGGAAAAACTATAGTATCCTTAATAGCTCTATTTAATATAGTTAAAAATGGATATCAGGGAGTTTTAATGGCTCCTACAGAAATTTTGGCAAATCAACATTATGAGCAAGCAATAAATTTATTTGAAAATTTTAATGTAAAAATAGAGTTATTAACAGGGAGTACTAAGAAGAAAGATGTAATAAAAGGCAAATTGAAAAGTGGAGAAGTTGATATAGTCATAGGTACTCATGCATTATTAGAGGATGATGTAGAATTTAAGAAATTAGGTATGGTGGTTACTGATGAGCAACATAGATTTGGAGTTAAACAACGAAGTAAATTATATAATAAAAACAGTAATATAGACGTATTAGTTATGACAGCAACGCCGATTCCTAGAACACTTGCATTATCTCTTTATGGAGATCTTGACATATCAACAATAGATAAATTGCCTCCAGGCAGAAAAAAAATAGATACTTTTTCTGTAAAAGAAAATGAAAGAAATAGGGTTTATAATTTTGCATTAAAAGAAATAAAACAAGGAGCACAAATATATATAGTTTGTCCATTAGTAGAAGAAAATGAAGAATTAAATGTTAAGTCCGTTGAAAAACTTTATATGGAGTTAAAAGATGACTATTTTAATGATGTTGAAGTTGAGATACTTTATGGGAAAATGCCATCAAAATCAAAAGATGAAATAATGGAAAGATTTAAAATGGGAAAGATAAAGGTTCTTATTTCTACAACTGTTATAGAAGTTGGAGTAAATGTTCCTAGTGCTACACTTATGATAATTGAAAGTGCTGAAAGATTTGGACTTTCACAATTACATCAATTAAGAGGAAGAGTAGGAAGAGGAGATAAAAAATCATATTGTATTTTAATAACTAATTCAAGTAATGATATTACAAAACAAAGAATGAATATTATTACAAAAAGTAATGATGGATTTTTTATAGCAGAAGAAGATTTAAAATTAAGAGGTAGTGGAGAAATATTTGGATTTAATCAACATGGAGAGAATGGATTTATAATGTCAGATATTATAAATGACTATGGAATATTTAGAAATGCAAATAAAGAAGCCAAAATTTTAATAAAAAGTGATAAAAAAGAGGATATACAACTTAAGAACAACATACTTGGAGAAATTAAGAGAAGTTCAAGGTATATATGTTTTAATTGA
- the rsgA gene encoding ribosome small subunit-dependent GTPase A, which translates to MNGIIVKGIGGFYYVKTDEGIYECKARGKFRKKGLTPMVGDRVIITTNNDNYGAIEEICERDNYLIRPQVANISQAFIVFALKNPEVNLDLLNKFLLQCESKNIKAIVCFNKLDLCEDYKNHEAVKMVNESGYECLFLKAKEEQGLDELKEKLQGNINVFCGPSGVGKSTILNKLVGKDIMETGLISERLKRGKHTTRHSELVEVNNGFVVDTPGFSTLDIKFDTKEELKEYFPEFHEYENQCKFNGCLHHKEPQCMVKEAVEENKINLKRYEFYTKTLEEIIKGGRNKW; encoded by the coding sequence ATGAACGGCATAATTGTAAAAGGTATAGGCGGATTCTATTATGTTAAAACTGATGAAGGTATATATGAGTGTAAGGCTAGAGGTAAGTTTAGAAAAAAAGGATTAACGCCTATGGTAGGAGATAGAGTAATTATTACTACTAACAATGATAATTATGGAGCCATTGAAGAAATATGTGAAAGAGATAACTATCTTATAAGACCTCAGGTTGCAAATATATCTCAAGCTTTTATAGTATTTGCATTAAAAAATCCAGAGGTAAATTTAGATCTTTTAAATAAATTTTTATTACAATGTGAATCAAAGAATATAAAAGCCATAGTTTGTTTTAATAAATTGGATTTATGTGAAGATTATAAAAATCATGAAGCTGTTAAAATGGTTAATGAATCTGGATATGAATGTTTATTTTTAAAGGCTAAAGAAGAACAAGGACTAGATGAGCTAAAAGAAAAGCTACAAGGTAATATAAATGTATTTTGTGGTCCATCTGGTGTTGGTAAGTCTACTATATTAAATAAATTAGTAGGAAAAGATATTATGGAAACTGGGTTAATAAGTGAAAGACTAAAAAGGGGTAAACATACTACAAGACATAGTGAACTTGTGGAGGTCAACAACGGATTTGTTGTTGATACTCCAGGCTTTTCGACATTAGATATTAAATTTGATACAAAAGAAGAGTTAAAAGAGTATTTCCCAGAGTTCCATGAATATGAAAATCAGTGTAAGTTTAATGGATGCTTACATCATAAAGAACCTCAGTGTATGGTTAAAGAAGCAGTTGAAGAAAACAAGATAAACTTAAAAAGATATGAATTTTATACAAAAACTTTAGAGGAAATTATTAAAGGAGGTAGAAATAAATGGTGA
- a CDS encoding DAK2 domain-containing protein, whose amino-acid sequence MERLKIDGVNLRNMVINASNNLQEKKEFVNSLNVFPVPDGDTGTNMSMTFKSAVSEVENLKSNSISEVAKQVSRGALMGARGNSGVILSQIFRGIAKGLEGEDEVDALGFAKSLEEGAKYAYKAVMRPTEGTILTIIRAAGESATSANESDIVKLLEKVCKHTENVLNQTPDMLPALKEAKVVDAGGMGLLIILQGMYNALKDNIEANIAEEIKETVKKATTSAQATINPEDIKFGYCTEFFVNTNDAQIKAENLKAVLEPVGDSMIVIGVDDIIKVHIHTNDPGFVLSNALKLGELSKIKIDNMREEHRQILELEYATTEAEEESSDEINEEPKEYGFVSVTMGNGLKHIFEDLGVDSVIEGGQTMNPSTQDIIERINKINAKNIFILPNNKNIIMAAEQACELSDKNVVVIPTKTIPQGITAITVFDANSSLEENIDSMKEAIENVNTASVTYAVRDTEIDGKPIKEGNILGLIENKINEIGQDIYEVCHNLIDNMVNEDSELITVFYGKDCDEEKAQQFAEEIEEKYSDIDVQFYSGEQPLYYFIIAVE is encoded by the coding sequence TTGGAACGTTTGAAAATAGATGGGGTTAATTTGCGTAATATGGTAATTAACGCGTCAAATAACCTTCAAGAAAAAAAAGAATTTGTAAATTCTTTGAATGTATTTCCAGTGCCAGATGGTGATACAGGAACTAATATGTCAATGACTTTTAAAAGTGCTGTGTCAGAAGTAGAAAACTTAAAGAGCAATTCTATTTCTGAAGTTGCAAAACAAGTATCAAGAGGAGCACTTATGGGTGCTAGAGGTAACTCTGGAGTTATTTTATCTCAGATTTTTAGAGGAATTGCAAAAGGGCTTGAAGGAGAAGATGAAGTAGATGCTTTAGGATTTGCTAAAAGTCTTGAAGAAGGTGCTAAATATGCATATAAGGCAGTAATGCGTCCTACAGAAGGAACAATACTAACAATTATAAGAGCGGCTGGAGAAAGTGCAACAAGTGCTAATGAAAGTGATATAGTTAAGCTGTTAGAAAAGGTATGTAAACATACTGAAAACGTACTTAATCAGACACCGGATATGCTTCCAGCATTAAAAGAAGCAAAAGTTGTTGATGCTGGTGGAATGGGATTACTTATAATATTACAAGGAATGTATAATGCATTAAAGGATAATATTGAAGCAAACATAGCAGAAGAAATAAAAGAAACTGTTAAAAAAGCAACTACATCAGCTCAAGCAACTATAAATCCTGAAGACATTAAATTTGGATATTGTACAGAGTTCTTTGTTAATACAAATGATGCTCAAATTAAGGCTGAAAACTTAAAAGCAGTATTGGAACCTGTAGGAGATTCAATGATAGTTATAGGCGTTGATGATATTATAAAGGTTCATATTCATACAAATGATCCTGGTTTTGTACTATCTAATGCTTTGAAATTAGGTGAACTATCTAAAATTAAGATAGATAATATGAGAGAAGAACATAGACAAATATTAGAATTAGAATACGCAACTACAGAAGCTGAAGAAGAGTCTAGTGATGAAATAAATGAAGAGCCTAAAGAGTATGGTTTTGTTTCTGTAACTATGGGAAATGGATTAAAACATATTTTTGAGGATCTTGGAGTAGATTCTGTTATAGAAGGCGGTCAAACTATGAATCCTAGTACACAGGATATCATAGAACGTATAAATAAGATAAATGCTAAGAATATATTTATATTACCAAATAATAAAAATATAATCATGGCAGCAGAACAAGCATGTGAATTATCAGATAAAAATGTAGTGGTTATACCAACAAAAACAATACCACAAGGAATAACTGCTATAACTGTATTTGATGCTAATAGTAGCTTAGAAGAAAACATTGATTCAATGAAAGAAGCTATAGAAAATGTAAATACTGCTTCTGTTACTTATGCAGTTAGAGATACTGAAATTGATGGAAAACCTATAAAAGAAGGTAATATACTAGGCTTAATCGAAAATAAAATAAATGAAATAGGTCAAGATATTTACGAGGTATGTCATAATCTTATAGATAATATGGTAAATGAAGATAGTGAGCTTATAACTGTTTTCTATGGAAAAGATTGTGATGAAGAAAAAGCTCAACAATTTGCAGAAGAAATTGAAGAAAAATATTCAGATATAGATGTTCAATTTTATAGTGGTGAACAACCTTTATATTATTTTATAATAGCTGTTGAATAG
- the rpmB gene encoding 50S ribosomal protein L28, protein MAKRCEVCGKGVVSGVQYSHSHRQSKRRWAPNIKNIRAVVNGVPKKISVCTRCLRSGKVQRAI, encoded by the coding sequence ATGGCAAAAAGATGTGAAGTATGTGGAAAAGGCGTTGTATCTGGTGTACAGTACAGTCACTCCCATCGTCAATCAAAAAGAAGATGGGCTCCAAATATAAAGAATATTAGAGCTGTAGTTAACGGAGTACCTAAGAAAATAAGCGTTTGTACTAGATGTCTTCGTTCAGGGAAAGTTCAACGTGCTATATAG